From a region of the Tursiops truncatus isolate mTurTru1 chromosome 13, mTurTru1.mat.Y, whole genome shotgun sequence genome:
- the LOC109552605 gene encoding protein FAM222A isoform X1, with product MLACLQRTQNAPGQHLACPTKSLELRKCETVASSMHSSRYPSPAELDAYAEKVANSPLSIKIFPSNIRVPQHKHLSRTVNGYDTSGQRYSPYPPHTAGYQGLLAVVKAAVTSSGVAAPPGLTKSVLKSAEGKRTKLSPAAVQVGIAPYPAPSTLGSLAYPKPPEAPAPPPGLPAAAATAASVIPLPGRGLPLPPSNLPSIHSILYQLNQQCQAPGAAPAACQAVAVPHPSPAKHGPVPSFPSLAYPATAGPPDCRKGAELGQGSTPALTLAGATKPTGYADGGLDYLLWPQKPPPPPPPQPLRAYSGGTVASKSPEACGGRVYERAGGSPVNCGVGLPTSFTVGQYFAAPWNSVLVTPTSDCYNPAAAAVAVTELGPGAARELAGPPAETLSGLPSKSVCNTAVLSSSLQSLEYLINDIRPPCIKEQMLGKGYETVAVPRLLDHQHAHIRLPVYR from the coding sequence GCGAGACGGTGGCCAGCTCCATGCATTCCTCCCGCTACCCGAGCCCGGCCGAGCTGGACGCCTACGCCGAGAAGGTGGCCAACAGCCCGCTCTCCATCAAGATCTTCCCCAGCAACATCCGCGTGCCCCAGCACAAGCACCTCAGCCGCACCGTCAACGGCTACGACACCAGTGGCCAGCGCTACAGCCCCTACCCGCCGCATACGGCCGGCTACCAGGGCCTGCTCGCCGTCGTCAAGGCCGCCGTCACCTCCTCCGGCGTGGCTGCGCCCCCCGGGCTCACCAAAAGCGTGCTCAAGAGCGCCGAGGGCAAGCGGACCAAGCTGTCGCCGGCCGCCGTGCAGGTGGGCATCGCGCCCTACCCGGCGCCCAGCACTCTGGGGTCCCTGGCCTACCCCAAGCCGCCCGAGGCGCCCGCCCCGCCACCCGGCCTGCCCGCGGCCGCGGCCACCGCCGCCTCCGTCATCCCCCTGCCCGGCCGCGGCCTGCCCCTGCCGCCTTCCAACCTGCCCTCCATCCACAGCATCCTCTACCAGCTCAACCAGCAGTGCCAGGCCCCAGGCGCTGCGCCCGCCGCCTGCCAGGCCGTGGCCgttccccaccccagcccagccaaGCACGGCCCGGTGCCCAGCTTCCCCAGCCTGGCCTACCCGGCCACTGCCGGCCCACCCGACTGCCGGAAGGGCGCCGAGCTGGGCCAGGGAAGCACGCCGGCCTTGACGTTGGCTGGGGCCACCAAGCCCACAGGGTACGCAGACGGAGGCCTGGATTACCTGCTGTGGCCGCAGAAGCCGCCGccgccacccccgccccagccgcTGCGGGCCTACAGCGGCGGCACGGTGGCCAGCAAGTCCCCCGAGGCCTGTGGGGGGCGGGTATACGAGCGGGCCGGCGGGTCGCCCGTCAACTGCGGCGTGGGGCTGCCCACCAGCTTCACCGTGGGCCAGTACTTCGCCGCCCCCTGGAACAGCGTGCTGGTGACCCCCACCAGCGACTGCTACAATCCGGCAGCCGCGGCAGTGGCCGTGACCGAGCTGGGGCCGGGGGCGGCCCGGGAGCTGGCGGGGCCCCCGGCGGAGACCCTCTCAGGCCTGCCCAGCAAGAGCGTGTGCAACACGGCCGTGCTGAGCAGCAGCCTGCAGTCACTGGAGTATCTCATCAACGACATCCGGCCCCCGTGCATCAAGGAGCAGATGCTGGGCAAGGGCTACGAGACGGTGGCTGTGCCCCGGCTGCTCGACCACCAGCACGCCCACATCCGCTTGCCCGTCTACAGATAA
- the LOC109552605 gene encoding protein FAM222A isoform X2, protein MHSSRYPSPAELDAYAEKVANSPLSIKIFPSNIRVPQHKHLSRTVNGYDTSGQRYSPYPPHTAGYQGLLAVVKAAVTSSGVAAPPGLTKSVLKSAEGKRTKLSPAAVQVGIAPYPAPSTLGSLAYPKPPEAPAPPPGLPAAAATAASVIPLPGRGLPLPPSNLPSIHSILYQLNQQCQAPGAAPAACQAVAVPHPSPAKHGPVPSFPSLAYPATAGPPDCRKGAELGQGSTPALTLAGATKPTGYADGGLDYLLWPQKPPPPPPPQPLRAYSGGTVASKSPEACGGRVYERAGGSPVNCGVGLPTSFTVGQYFAAPWNSVLVTPTSDCYNPAAAAVAVTELGPGAARELAGPPAETLSGLPSKSVCNTAVLSSSLQSLEYLINDIRPPCIKEQMLGKGYETVAVPRLLDHQHAHIRLPVYR, encoded by the coding sequence ATGCATTCCTCCCGCTACCCGAGCCCGGCCGAGCTGGACGCCTACGCCGAGAAGGTGGCCAACAGCCCGCTCTCCATCAAGATCTTCCCCAGCAACATCCGCGTGCCCCAGCACAAGCACCTCAGCCGCACCGTCAACGGCTACGACACCAGTGGCCAGCGCTACAGCCCCTACCCGCCGCATACGGCCGGCTACCAGGGCCTGCTCGCCGTCGTCAAGGCCGCCGTCACCTCCTCCGGCGTGGCTGCGCCCCCCGGGCTCACCAAAAGCGTGCTCAAGAGCGCCGAGGGCAAGCGGACCAAGCTGTCGCCGGCCGCCGTGCAGGTGGGCATCGCGCCCTACCCGGCGCCCAGCACTCTGGGGTCCCTGGCCTACCCCAAGCCGCCCGAGGCGCCCGCCCCGCCACCCGGCCTGCCCGCGGCCGCGGCCACCGCCGCCTCCGTCATCCCCCTGCCCGGCCGCGGCCTGCCCCTGCCGCCTTCCAACCTGCCCTCCATCCACAGCATCCTCTACCAGCTCAACCAGCAGTGCCAGGCCCCAGGCGCTGCGCCCGCCGCCTGCCAGGCCGTGGCCgttccccaccccagcccagccaaGCACGGCCCGGTGCCCAGCTTCCCCAGCCTGGCCTACCCGGCCACTGCCGGCCCACCCGACTGCCGGAAGGGCGCCGAGCTGGGCCAGGGAAGCACGCCGGCCTTGACGTTGGCTGGGGCCACCAAGCCCACAGGGTACGCAGACGGAGGCCTGGATTACCTGCTGTGGCCGCAGAAGCCGCCGccgccacccccgccccagccgcTGCGGGCCTACAGCGGCGGCACGGTGGCCAGCAAGTCCCCCGAGGCCTGTGGGGGGCGGGTATACGAGCGGGCCGGCGGGTCGCCCGTCAACTGCGGCGTGGGGCTGCCCACCAGCTTCACCGTGGGCCAGTACTTCGCCGCCCCCTGGAACAGCGTGCTGGTGACCCCCACCAGCGACTGCTACAATCCGGCAGCCGCGGCAGTGGCCGTGACCGAGCTGGGGCCGGGGGCGGCCCGGGAGCTGGCGGGGCCCCCGGCGGAGACCCTCTCAGGCCTGCCCAGCAAGAGCGTGTGCAACACGGCCGTGCTGAGCAGCAGCCTGCAGTCACTGGAGTATCTCATCAACGACATCCGGCCCCCGTGCATCAAGGAGCAGATGCTGGGCAAGGGCTACGAGACGGTGGCTGTGCCCCGGCTGCTCGACCACCAGCACGCCCACATCCGCTTGCCCGTCTACAGATAA